Proteins encoded by one window of Lutibacter sp. A64:
- the sucC gene encoding ADP-forming succinate--CoA ligase subunit beta, whose translation MNLHEYQGKELLNSFGVRIQRGIVADNHKKAVDAAKQLAAETGTGWWVVKAQIHAGGRGKGGGVKLAKSLADVESISEEIIGMMLKTPQTSAEGKKVNQVLIAEDVYYPGENEPEEYYMSVLLNRSTGRNMIMYSTEGGMDIEAVAEKTPHLIFTEDIDPLLGLLPFQARKIAFNLGLSGGALKEMVKFVTSLYTAFVKSDSSLFEINPVLKTSDDKILAVDSKVTLDDNALFRHKDLAELRDLREENEIEVEANAAGLNYVDLDGNVGCMVNGAGLAMSTMDLIKQSGGEPANFLDVGGTADAKRVETAFRIILKDPNVKAILVNIFGGIVRCDRVAQGVIDAYKNMGDAIKVPIIVRLQGTNAIEAKQLIDDSGLDVISATEFQEAADKVQEVLA comes from the coding sequence ATGAATTTACACGAATATCAAGGAAAAGAATTACTAAATAGTTTTGGCGTTAGAATTCAAAGAGGGATTGTTGCCGATAATCATAAAAAAGCAGTTGACGCAGCAAAGCAGTTAGCAGCTGAAACAGGTACTGGATGGTGGGTTGTAAAAGCTCAAATTCACGCAGGTGGACGCGGAAAAGGAGGTGGAGTAAAACTTGCCAAAAGTTTAGCTGATGTAGAAAGTATTTCTGAAGAGATAATTGGAATGATGCTTAAAACTCCTCAAACTTCTGCTGAAGGAAAAAAAGTAAATCAAGTTTTAATAGCTGAAGATGTATATTATCCTGGTGAGAATGAGCCAGAAGAATATTATATGTCGGTATTATTAAACAGAAGTACAGGTAGAAATATGATAATGTACTCTACCGAAGGAGGAATGGATATTGAAGCGGTTGCTGAAAAAACACCTCATTTAATTTTTACAGAAGATATAGACCCTTTATTAGGTTTATTACCTTTTCAAGCACGTAAAATTGCTTTTAATTTAGGCTTATCTGGTGGTGCATTAAAAGAAATGGTTAAGTTTGTTACTTCATTATATACTGCTTTTGTAAAATCAGATTCTTCATTATTTGAAATTAATCCTGTTTTAAAAACTTCAGACGATAAAATTTTAGCAGTAGATTCTAAAGTAACTTTAGATGATAATGCTTTGTTCCGTCATAAAGATTTAGCTGAGTTAAGAGATTTACGCGAAGAAAACGAAATTGAAGTTGAAGCAAATGCTGCTGGTTTAAATTATGTTGATTTAGACGGAAATGTTGGTTGTATGGTAAATGGTGCTGGTTTAGCTATGAGTACTATGGATTTAATTAAACAATCTGGTGGAGAGCCTGCTAACTTTTTAGATGTTGGTGGTACTGCAGATGCAAAACGTGTTGAAACAGCTTTTAGAATTATTTTAAAAGATCCAAATGTAAAAGCAATTTTAGTAAATATTTTTGGTGGAATTGTACGTTGCGATAGAGTAGCCCAAGGTGTTATTGATGCTTATAAAAATATGGGAGATGCTATTAAAGTTCCTATTATTGTTAGATTGCAAGGTACAAATGCAATTGAAGCAAAACAGTTAATTGATGATAGTGGTTTAGATGTAATTTCGGCTACAGAGTTTCAAGAAGCTGCAGATAAAGTACAAGAAGTTTTAGCTTAA
- a CDS encoding ABC transporter ATP-binding protein → MIQAHNIHKFYGELEVLKGVDLTIKKGEVVAIVGPSGAGKTTLLQILGTLDKTTVNTDTALKINNIDLLKLKDKSLSNFRNQHIGFIFQFHQLLPEFTALENVCIPAFIANKSKKEAETKAKELLKFLGLSDRIQHKPNELSGGEQQRVAVARALVNDPDVIFADEPSGNLDSESAKNLHELFFELRKKFNQTFVIVTHNQELAEMADRKLEMKDGKIIN, encoded by the coding sequence ATGATACAAGCACATAACATACATAAGTTTTACGGAGAATTAGAAGTTTTAAAAGGCGTTGATTTAACTATAAAAAAAGGAGAAGTTGTTGCCATAGTAGGCCCTTCTGGAGCCGGAAAAACAACATTGCTTCAAATTTTAGGCACTCTAGACAAAACCACTGTAAATACAGATACAGCACTTAAAATTAACAATATAGATTTATTAAAATTAAAAGATAAATCGCTTTCTAATTTTAGAAACCAGCACATTGGGTTTATTTTTCAATTTCATCAATTGCTTCCAGAATTTACAGCACTTGAGAATGTATGTATCCCAGCATTTATTGCAAATAAGTCTAAAAAAGAAGCTGAAACAAAAGCTAAAGAGTTACTAAAATTTCTGGGATTATCAGATAGAATACAACACAAACCAAACGAATTATCTGGTGGTGAACAACAACGTGTTGCGGTAGCTAGAGCTTTAGTAAACGATCCTGACGTTATTTTTGCCGATGAACCAAGTGGTAATTTAGATTCTGAATCTGCAAAAAATTTACATGAATTATTTTTTGAACTTCGTAAAAAATTCAATCAAACATTTGTAATTGTTACCCACAATCAAGAATTGGCTGAAATGGCAGACAGAAAATTAGAAATGAAAGACGGAAAAATTATCAACTAA
- a CDS encoding ABC transporter ATP-binding protein, which yields MKALKYLNKYFLKYKYRLLVGLFITFCSKYLALQIPQLISQSLDASQDYKNGIITDLEIVKTDLFHNILLIIGAALLSGFFTFIMRQTIIVTSRLIEFDLKNEIYQQYQRLSLNFYKKNKTGDLMNRISEDVSKVRMYFGPAIMYTMNMLVLFIVAIVKMYNIDATLTIYTILPLPVLSVSIYLLSRVINKRSTIVQQYLSKLTANAQETFSGISILKSYGIEQNAINEFDNLASTAKEKNINLFKAQALFFPTMIFLIGLSNILVIYIGGLRYLAGEITIGVIAEFIMYVNMLTWPVAVVGWVTSIIQQAEASQERINEFLKHEPEIKNIAKTSSKINGTIEFKDVTFTYDDTNITALKNLSFKLKQGETLAILGNTGSGKSTILNLIARLYDTDAGTVLIDGKNIKDLNLNDLRQNIGFVPQEAFLFSDTIKNNIKFGDNNASDAKIEQAAKDAYIHHNIVDFNDGYNTYVGERGVTLSGGQKQRVSIARALIKKPKILILDDCLSAVDTETEETILNNLYNVSKNITTLIVSHRISSLKNADTIIVVENGSIIQQGTHNQLVNKKGYYKELYEQQLLEKEL from the coding sequence ATGAAAGCCTTAAAATATTTAAATAAATACTTCTTAAAATATAAATATCGCCTGCTTGTTGGTTTATTTATCACCTTTTGTTCTAAATATTTAGCACTTCAAATTCCTCAGTTAATCAGCCAATCTTTAGATGCTTCACAAGATTACAAAAACGGCATTATTACTGATTTAGAAATTGTAAAAACAGATTTATTTCATAATATTCTACTAATTATTGGTGCTGCATTACTTTCTGGTTTTTTTACATTTATAATGCGTCAAACCATAATTGTAACTTCTAGGTTAATTGAATTCGACCTAAAAAATGAAATTTATCAGCAATATCAACGCTTATCTCTAAATTTTTATAAAAAAAATAAAACTGGAGATTTAATGAATAGGATTAGTGAAGATGTAAGCAAAGTTAGAATGTATTTTGGCCCGGCAATAATGTACACTATGAACATGTTAGTTCTTTTTATTGTGGCCATTGTAAAAATGTATAATATAGACGCTACTTTAACTATTTATACCATACTTCCACTGCCTGTTTTATCTGTTTCTATTTATCTATTAAGTAGAGTTATTAATAAAAGAAGTACAATTGTTCAACAATATTTATCGAAATTAACAGCGAATGCGCAAGAAACATTTTCTGGAATTAGTATTTTAAAATCGTATGGTATTGAACAAAATGCTATTAACGAATTTGATAACCTTGCTTCAACCGCAAAAGAAAAAAACATCAATTTATTTAAAGCACAAGCATTATTTTTTCCTACAATGATATTTTTAATAGGATTAAGTAATATTTTAGTTATTTATATTGGTGGTTTAAGATATCTTGCCGGTGAAATTACAATTGGTGTTATTGCCGAATTTATTATGTATGTAAATATGTTAACTTGGCCTGTTGCCGTTGTTGGTTGGGTTACTTCTATTATACAACAAGCTGAAGCTTCTCAAGAACGTATTAATGAGTTTTTAAAGCACGAACCTGAAATTAAAAACATAGCTAAAACTTCATCAAAAATTAATGGTACTATTGAGTTTAAAGATGTTACTTTTACCTATGACGACACAAATATAACCGCTTTAAAAAACCTAAGCTTCAAACTAAAACAAGGAGAAACATTAGCTATTCTAGGAAATACAGGCTCTGGAAAGTCTACCATCTTAAATTTAATTGCTAGATTGTATGATACCGATGCTGGTACTGTTTTAATTGATGGTAAAAACATAAAAGATTTAAATTTAAATGATCTAAGACAAAATATAGGTTTTGTGCCTCAAGAAGCTTTTCTGTTTTCAGATACTATTAAAAACAATATAAAATTTGGAGATAATAATGCTTCAGATGCTAAAATTGAACAAGCCGCAAAAGACGCATACATTCATCATAATATTGTAGATTTTAACGATGGTTACAATACTTATGTTGGTGAAAGAGGCGTTACCCTATCTGGTGGGCAAAAACAACGTGTATCTATTGCTAGAGCACTTATTAAAAAACCTAAAATTTTAATTTTAGACGATTGCTTATCTGCCGTAGATACAGAAACAGAAGAAACCATACTTAATAACCTCTATAACGTAAGTAAAAATATTACTACTTTAATTGTAAGTCATAGAATATCATCACTTAAAAATGCTGATACAATTATAGTAGTTGAAAATGGCTCAATTATACAACAAGGCACACATAACCAACTTGTTAATAAAAAGGGATATTATAAAGAGTTATACGAACAACAACTTTTAGAAAAAGAATTATAA
- a CDS encoding PUR family DNA/RNA-binding protein: MSDKEHLEQEEIFSQVLRAGRRTYFFDVRATKAEDYYLTVTESKKFTHEDGSFHYKKHKIYLYKEDFAEFNEMLKTATDYILNEKGEEVISERHQKDFKKPSELSGETSSTESFTDLNFEDI; encoded by the coding sequence ATGAGTGACAAAGAACATTTAGAACAAGAAGAGATATTCTCCCAAGTTCTTAGAGCAGGAAGAAGAACTTACTTTTTTGACGTAAGAGCTACAAAGGCCGAAGATTATTACCTAACTGTTACAGAGAGTAAAAAATTTACACACGAAGATGGATCTTTCCATTACAAAAAACACAAAATTTATCTATACAAAGAAGATTTTGCTGAATTTAACGAAATGTTAAAAACCGCTACTGATTACATTTTAAATGAAAAAGGTGAAGAAGTTATTTCTGAACGCCACCAAAAAGACTTTAAAAAACCATCAGAATTAAGTGGAGAAACTTCAAGTACAGAAAGTTTTACTGACTTAAACTTTGAAGATATTTAA
- a CDS encoding 5'-methylthioadenosine/adenosylhomocysteine nucleosidase translates to MIGIISAMQEEIQALLNELKNVQSSEKGMRTYYSGTLFDKKVVLVFSRWGKVASAATTTQLINDFNVDEIIFTGVAGSIKKDLNIGDIVIGKNLFQHDLNASPFFKKFEIPILKKEFLETKNATKLIEATTNFIKSYSSYIDKKEALVFDITTPKIVFGDIASGDKFIKSLKKIRKLNNALPTAICVEMEGAAVAQICYEYNIPFSIIRIISDKANDNATIDFSRFANSIASYYALGILKNYFED, encoded by the coding sequence ATGATTGGAATTATAAGTGCAATGCAAGAAGAAATTCAAGCTTTGTTAAATGAACTTAAAAATGTACAAAGCTCTGAAAAAGGGATGCGTACTTATTATTCAGGAACTTTATTTGATAAAAAAGTTGTTTTGGTTTTTTCTCGTTGGGGAAAAGTAGCTTCAGCAGCCACAACTACACAACTTATAAACGATTTTAATGTTGATGAGATAATCTTTACAGGTGTTGCAGGATCAATTAAAAAAGATTTAAATATTGGAGATATTGTAATTGGAAAAAATTTATTTCAACACGATTTAAATGCGAGTCCGTTCTTCAAAAAATTTGAAATCCCAATCTTAAAAAAAGAATTTCTAGAAACCAAAAATGCTACAAAACTTATAGAAGCAACTACTAATTTTATAAAAAGTTATAGCTCTTACATAGATAAAAAAGAAGCTTTAGTTTTTGATATAACAACGCCTAAAATTGTTTTTGGAGATATTGCTAGTGGCGATAAATTTATTAAAAGTTTAAAAAAAATTAGGAAATTAAACAACGCATTACCTACAGCTATTTGTGTTGAAATGGAAGGCGCCGCAGTTGCTCAAATTTGTTACGAATACAATATCCCATTTTCAATAATTAGAATAATATCAGACAAAGCAAACGACAATGCAACTATTGATTTTTCAAGATTTGCAAATTCTATTGCAAGTTATTATGCTTTAGGGATTTTAAAAAATTATTTTGAAGATTAA
- the nusB gene encoding transcription antitermination factor NusB, with product MINRRHIRVKVMQSVYAMLQSKSDVLDKEEKFLYNSIDKMLDLYVLILRLFVEVKNLEKNNIKISQKKFLATSEELNPNTKFINNQVFKLLEESVSLNNYLEDNNLNYWILDSEYVNNIWKVTKESTIYKEYIASEKDSFQADKEFVAALFKEIIAPDEKLADYFEDKNISWVDDIPFVNTWVLKSINQLKENKPFKLGALYKDEDDKKFVVELFRKVILNHTEFQKEVDDKTPNWDAERIAEIDMILIKMAICEFLKFPSIPSRVTINEYIEISKDYSTTKSSYFINGVLDKILKEFIATKRLNKIGRGLL from the coding sequence ATGATAAATAGAAGACATATTAGAGTAAAAGTGATGCAATCGGTTTACGCGATGCTTCAATCTAAAAGTGATGTCCTTGATAAGGAAGAAAAATTTCTATACAATAGTATAGATAAAATGTTAGATCTATACGTACTAATATTGCGGTTATTTGTAGAAGTTAAAAATTTAGAGAAGAATAATATTAAAATTTCTCAAAAAAAATTTTTAGCAACTTCAGAAGAGTTAAATCCAAATACAAAATTTATTAACAATCAGGTTTTTAAGTTGTTAGAAGAAAGTGTTTCTTTAAATAACTACTTAGAAGATAATAATTTAAATTATTGGATTTTAGATAGCGAATATGTCAATAATATTTGGAAAGTAACTAAAGAAAGCACAATTTATAAAGAGTATATAGCTTCTGAAAAGGACTCATTTCAAGCAGATAAAGAATTTGTAGCTGCATTATTTAAAGAAATTATTGCGCCAGATGAAAAATTAGCAGATTATTTTGAAGATAAAAATATCAGCTGGGTAGATGATATTCCTTTTGTAAATACTTGGGTATTAAAATCTATTAATCAGTTAAAAGAAAATAAGCCTTTTAAATTAGGTGCTTTATATAAAGATGAAGACGACAAAAAATTTGTTGTTGAATTGTTTAGAAAAGTAATTTTAAATCATACTGAATTTCAAAAAGAAGTAGACGATAAAACTCCAAATTGGGATGCCGAAAGAATTGCCGAAATTGATATGATTTTAATTAAAATGGCAATTTGCGAGTTTTTAAAATTCCCGTCAATTCCATCAAGAGTAACAATTAATGAATATATTGAAATTTCTAAAGATTACTCTACAACCAAAAGTAGTTACTTTATAAATGGTGTGTTAGATAAAATTTTAAAAGAATTTATAGCTACAAAAAGATTAAATAAAATAGGAAGAGGTTTATTATAA
- a CDS encoding endonuclease/exonuclease/phosphatase family protein, translating to MKTIKLTFALIYYLTILSCAPKQQPLTVLQFNIWQEGTVIENGYNAVIDEIINSNADLIALSEVRNYNNTNLNERLVASLKEKGYTFYSEKSEDSGILSKYPITEQTAVFPLKNDHGSITKAIIDIHGTEIAFYSGHLDYLNCALYLPRGYHGTTWKKLEAPITNIEEIEKENLQSKRDDAIKNFIKDAKMKLKKVEL from the coding sequence ATGAAAACAATAAAATTAACTTTCGCTTTAATTTACTATTTAACAATACTAAGTTGCGCTCCAAAACAACAACCACTCACAGTTTTACAATTTAATATTTGGCAAGAAGGAACCGTAATAGAAAATGGCTACAATGCAGTTATTGATGAAATTATTAATTCTAATGCAGATTTAATTGCATTAAGTGAAGTTAGAAATTACAACAACACTAATTTAAATGAACGCCTTGTTGCTTCCTTAAAAGAAAAAGGATACACCTTTTATTCAGAAAAAAGTGAAGATTCTGGCATACTTTCTAAATATCCAATTACAGAACAAACAGCTGTTTTTCCATTAAAAAACGACCACGGTTCTATAACAAAAGCTATTATTGATATTCATGGAACAGAAATAGCATTTTACAGCGGACATTTAGATTATTTAAATTGCGCATTATACTTACCTCGAGGCTACCATGGCACCACTTGGAAAAAACTAGAAGCACCAATAACAAATATTGAAGAAATTGAAAAAGAAAACTTACAATCTAAAAGAGATGATGCCATAAAAAACTTTATAAAAGATGCTAAAATGAAATTAAAAAAGGTAGAATTGTAA
- a CDS encoding DUF5916 domain-containing protein, whose protein sequence is MNKVLIIITFLSFTFITAQETKKNLVTKRVNTPPKIDGILNDKAWLNTDIAKDFVMFKPASGTLETKKNRTEVRVVYDDEAIYFAAYLYDENPSEIPKEFANRDNFGSADWFGIIINPNNDSQNDTEFFIQATGNQADAKATPNDEDFSWSAVWDSKVKIVNDGWIIEVKIPYAALRFSNSEVQTWGLNFHRHFRSNRHQYTWNYIDRTKGVIQQYSGTLSGIKNIKPSTRLNFSPYASTAYNSYNGEDDFESNIGLDLKYGINESFTLDATLIPDFGQTAFDDLVLNLGPFEEQYQEQRPFFTEGTELFSKGDLFYSRRIGNTPINYVNNETLSENETLIHNPNKVNMLNALKVSGRTKGGLGIGFFNAVTEKTEAKIKDLTTDEIRKVITEPLANYNVLILDQQFNKNSSISLINTNVLRNGSARDANATGLLYTLVNKKNTHFIDGSFKTSNIRESGTNTNGYYFDTSVGKFAGKIQYEIGYRMVDEKFNINDLGFQNTNNYQKIYSSISYQIFEPTKLFTNYTISSWANLNYRKIDGAYMDNEVGLSFSGTTIKQFSFGGNINSIIGNNYDFYEPRVEGRYYKDDPEINYNAWISTDFSKKFAIESRLFYSHKIGQPRDYIELEIEPRYRFNDKFNMIYGFNIGKGNSSKGWVNKLEDGTIIFGNRDSKNITNSISGRYNFSVKSGLSLTFRHYWSPIEYDTQYYSLNENGTLSPNSYYKNHDINFNTWNLDFSYSWQFAPGSQLVALYRNAIFNEDNMSDLDFNKNLTNLFEQPKQHNISLKLIYYLDYNNLKTWL, encoded by the coding sequence ATGAATAAGGTGTTAATTATAATTACATTTTTAAGTTTTACTTTTATTACAGCTCAAGAAACTAAAAAAAACTTAGTAACAAAACGAGTCAACACACCTCCTAAAATTGATGGTATTTTAAATGATAAAGCTTGGCTTAATACAGATATAGCAAAAGACTTTGTAATGTTTAAACCTGCATCAGGCACACTTGAAACTAAAAAAAATAGAACTGAAGTTCGTGTTGTTTATGACGATGAAGCTATTTATTTTGCTGCTTATTTATACGATGAAAACCCTTCAGAAATACCGAAAGAATTTGCAAACAGAGATAATTTTGGTTCTGCAGATTGGTTTGGAATTATAATAAACCCTAATAACGACTCTCAAAACGACACTGAATTTTTTATACAGGCAACAGGAAATCAAGCCGATGCAAAAGCAACTCCAAACGACGAGGATTTTAGCTGGAGTGCTGTTTGGGATAGTAAAGTGAAAATTGTAAATGACGGCTGGATTATTGAAGTTAAAATTCCTTACGCAGCACTGCGTTTTTCAAATTCAGAAGTACAAACTTGGGGGTTAAATTTTCACAGACATTTTAGATCTAACAGACACCAATACACTTGGAATTATATTGATAGAACCAAAGGTGTAATTCAACAATATTCTGGAACTTTAAGTGGAATTAAAAATATTAAACCTTCAACCAGATTAAACTTTTCCCCATATGCATCAACAGCCTATAATTCTTACAATGGAGAAGATGATTTTGAAAGCAATATTGGCTTAGATTTAAAATACGGAATTAACGAAAGTTTTACATTAGACGCCACTTTAATTCCAGATTTTGGACAAACAGCTTTTGATGATTTAGTACTAAACTTAGGTCCTTTTGAAGAACAATATCAAGAACAACGTCCTTTTTTTACTGAAGGAACTGAACTCTTTTCAAAAGGAGATTTATTTTATTCTAGAAGAATTGGAAACACCCCTATAAATTATGTAAATAATGAAACTTTATCTGAAAACGAAACCCTTATTCACAATCCTAATAAAGTGAATATGCTAAATGCTTTAAAGGTTTCTGGAAGAACAAAAGGCGGACTTGGAATAGGTTTTTTTAATGCTGTAACAGAAAAAACGGAAGCTAAAATTAAAGACTTAACAACTGATGAGATTAGAAAAGTTATTACTGAACCTTTAGCAAATTACAATGTTTTAATATTAGATCAACAATTCAATAAAAATTCATCTATATCTCTTATAAATACCAATGTTTTAAGAAATGGAAGCGCAAGAGATGCAAATGCTACTGGATTACTTTACACCTTGGTTAATAAAAAAAACACACATTTTATTGACGGAAGCTTTAAAACCAGTAATATAAGAGAATCTGGAACTAACACAAATGGCTATTATTTTGATACTAGTGTTGGTAAATTTGCTGGTAAAATTCAATATGAAATTGGTTATAGAATGGTAGATGAAAAATTTAATATAAACGATTTAGGTTTTCAAAATACTAATAATTATCAAAAAATATACAGCAGCATTTCCTATCAAATTTTTGAACCAACAAAGCTCTTTACAAATTACACTATTAGCAGTTGGGCAAATTTAAACTATCGAAAAATTGATGGCGCATATATGGACAATGAAGTAGGCTTAAGTTTTAGTGGCACAACTATTAAACAATTTTCTTTCGGAGGAAATATTAATAGCATTATTGGCAATAATTACGATTTTTACGAACCTAGAGTTGAAGGAAGATATTACAAAGACGATCCTGAAATAAATTATAACGCTTGGATTTCAACAGATTTTAGTAAAAAATTCGCCATAGAATCTAGGTTATTTTATAGTCATAAAATAGGACAACCAAGAGATTATATTGAATTAGAAATTGAACCTAGATACCGTTTTAACGATAAATTTAATATGATTTATGGTTTTAATATTGGAAAAGGAAACAGTAGCAAAGGCTGGGTAAATAAATTAGAAGATGGCACCATTATTTTTGGGAACAGAGATAGTAAAAATATTACAAATTCAATTTCTGGAAGGTATAATTTTAGTGTGAAATCTGGCTTATCACTAACATTTAGACATTATTGGTCGCCAATTGAATACGATACTCAATACTATAGTTTAAATGAAAATGGTACACTTTCACCAAATTCTTATTATAAAAACCACGATATAAACTTTAATACTTGGAATTTAGATTTCAGCTATTCATGGCAATTTGCACCAGGAAGTCAACTTGTTGCACTATACCGAAATGCTATTTTTAATGAAGATAATATGTCCGATTTAGATTTCAACAAAAACCTTACAAATTTATTTGAACAACCTAAACAACACAATATTTCGCTAAAACTAATTTACTATTTAGACTACAACAATCTAAAAACTTGGTTGTAA
- a CDS encoding DUF1573 domain-containing protein — protein MKNFRLLFVLVLSVAFVSCKENATSKINTSNLEKAKERDEILSLGAPVVEFDTTEYDFGELTEGELAEGVFKITNKGKVDLIITSAKATCGCTVPEWPKDPIAPGASADLKFTFNSRGRVGKQSKSITLQTNSEKVTEVIRIKGTVVKKS, from the coding sequence ATGAAAAATTTTAGATTATTATTCGTTTTAGTATTAAGTGTGGCATTTGTTTCTTGTAAAGAAAATGCAACTTCAAAAATTAATACTTCAAACTTAGAAAAAGCTAAAGAAAGAGATGAAATTTTAAGTTTAGGTGCTCCTGTTGTAGAATTTGATACTACAGAATACGATTTTGGAGAACTAACAGAAGGGGAATTAGCAGAAGGTGTTTTTAAAATTACAAATAAAGGTAAAGTAGATTTAATTATTACAAGTGCAAAAGCAACTTGTGGATGTACAGTGCCAGAATGGCCAAAAGATCCTATTGCTCCAGGTGCATCTGCAGATTTAAAATTTACATTTAATTCTAGAGGAAGAGTTGGTAAACAATCTAAGTCTATTACACTACAAACAAATTCTGAAAAAGTTACAGAAGTAATTAGAATTAAAGGAACTGTAGTTAAAAAAAGTTAA
- a CDS encoding type II toxin-antitoxin system Phd/YefM family antitoxin has protein sequence MQITTVSDFRKDIKTYLDNVVKNFETLIINRGKDTGIVVMSLKEYNSLMATNHELSSRKNELRLDTAIDKLKNNVSFEKDLIQE, from the coding sequence ATGCAAATTACAACTGTATCGGACTTTAGAAAGGATATTAAAACTTATTTAGACAACGTAGTTAAAAATTTTGAAACCTTGATTATAAATCGTGGTAAAGATACCGGAATAGTAGTAATGTCCCTAAAAGAATACAATTCTTTAATGGCTACAAATCACGAGTTGTCATCTCGAAAAAATGAATTAAGATTAGATACTGCTATCGACAAACTAAAAAACAACGTATCTTTCGAAAAAGATTTAATTCAAGAATAA
- the yajC gene encoding preprotein translocase subunit YajC, protein MYSTILLQTDASSLTGMLPFLLMFVVIYLFMIRPQMKKAKNEKKFQSELAKGTKVITTSGIHGKIMDIVDSDNTVILETSAGKIKFERSAISMELSKKYSAPVTKK, encoded by the coding sequence ATGTATTCAACAATTTTATTACAAACAGACGCAAGTTCACTAACTGGTATGTTACCTTTTTTATTGATGTTTGTAGTGATCTATCTATTTATGATTAGACCACAAATGAAAAAAGCTAAAAATGAGAAAAAATTTCAATCAGAACTAGCAAAAGGAACTAAAGTTATTACTACAAGTGGTATTCACGGAAAAATAATGGATATTGTTGATAGCGATAATACTGTTATTCTTGAAACAAGTGCTGGGAAAATTAAATTTGAACGTTCAGCAATTTCAATGGAATTAAGTAAAAAATATTCAGCTCCAGTAACAAAAAAATAA
- a CDS encoding Txe/YoeB family addiction module toxin — MKFIFVDESWEDYLFWQKTDKKKLKKINELLKEIARNAFDGIGKPEPLKHKYAGFWSRRIDSEHRLIYQFEEDQILIAKCRFHYD; from the coding sequence ATGAAATTTATTTTCGTTGACGAGTCTTGGGAAGATTATTTATTTTGGCAAAAAACTGACAAAAAAAAATTAAAGAAAATAAATGAACTTCTAAAAGAAATAGCAAGAAACGCTTTTGATGGAATAGGAAAACCTGAACCATTAAAACATAAATACGCGGGATTTTGGTCAAGGAGAATTGATAGTGAACACAGGTTGATTTATCAATTTGAAGAAGACCAAATTTTGATTGCAAAATGCAGATTTCATTATGATTAA